A window from Setaria italica strain Yugu1 chromosome VIII, Setaria_italica_v2.0, whole genome shotgun sequence encodes these proteins:
- the LOC101771193 gene encoding indole-2-monooxygenase, protein MASHSMEAVYQFIDVTTIAQRLLLFVVVPLMLLLLLLHIAANQSRKQTKLFPPSPPGLPVIGNLLQVGNHPHVSLRDLAAKHGGGLMLLRLGTVPNLVVSSPRAARAVMRTHDHVFASRPASTLVDSLVYGSSSVGFAPYGEHWRQARKLVTTHLLTVRKVHAYHLARHEEVRLVIAKLREAAAEGTEVDIGKMMNAFANDIICRAVCGKFFRAEGRNKLFRELNHMTTVLIAGFNVEDYFPGLANSVGSLFTRFTSNRVKQTHEKWDKLLEEIIRDHERRRKSSDHGRGAGGGGVEQEESDDFTDVMLSVQHEYGITRDHIKAILMDMFEAGTATSSLVLEFAMVELLRNPHLMAKLQAEVRKKTPEGQEMVKEENLAGMVYLRAVVKETLRLHPPVPLLIPHLSMADCDIDGYTIRSGTKVVINSWAICRDPKSWEKAEEFIPERFMDGGSAAGIDFKGNNFQFTPFGAGRRMCPGINFGLATINIMLANLMYCFDWTLPAGMEKEDIDMTEVFGLTVHRKEKLILVPKPHGTLLTP, encoded by the exons ATGGCGTCTCACAGCATGGAAGCAGTATACCAATTCATCGATGTGACGACGATAGCACAGCGGCTACTGCTCTTCGTCGTCGTCCCTctcatgctgctgctgctgcttctgcacaTCGCGGCCAATCAAAGCCGGAAGCAGACGAAGCTTTTTCCGCCTTCGCCTCCGGGGCTCCCCGTCATCGGCAACCTGCTCCAGGTCGGCAACCACCCGCACGTCTCCCTCCGCGACCTCGCCGCcaagcacggcggcggcctcatgctcctccgcctcggcacCGTCCCGAACCTCGTCGTGTCGTCCccgcgcgcggcgagggcggtCATGCGGACGCACGACCACGTCTTCGCCTCGCGGCCGGCGTCGACGCTCGTCGACAGCCTCGTCTACGGGTCGTCGAGCGTCGGCTTCGCCCCCTACGGCGAGCACTGGCGGCAGGCCAGGAAGCTCGTCACCACGCACCTGCTCACCGTCAGGAAGGTGCACGCCTACCACCTCGCCCGCCACGAAGAG GTGAGGCTGGTGATTGCCAAGCTCCGGGAGGCAGCGGCCGAGGGCACGGAGGTGGACATCGGCAAGATGATGAACGCGTTCGCCAACGACATCATCTGCCGCGCCGTGTGCGGCAAGTTCTTCAGGGCAGAAGGCCGGAACAAGCTCTTCCGGGAGCTGAATCACATGACCACTGTCCTGATCGCAGGATTCAACGTGGAAGACTACTTCCCAGGGCTTGCGAATTCGGTAGGTTCATTGTTCACCAGGTTTACGAGCAATAGGGTGAAGCAGACACACGAAAAGTGGGACAAGTTGCTTGAGGAGATAATAAGGGACCACGAGAGACGACGAAAAAGCTCTGACCATGGGCGTGGCGCAGGTGGTGGGGGCGTTGAGCAAGAAGAGAGTGATGACTTCACCGACGTGATGCTCTCTGTTCAGCATGAGTACGGTATCACCAGAGATCATATCAAGGCCATCTTGATG GATATGTTTGAGGCGGGCACAGCCACATCATCTTTGGTTCTGGAATTCGCCATGGTCGAGCTCTTGCGCAACCCTCATCTTATGGCCAAGCTGCAAGCTGAGGTGAGGAAGAAGACGCCAGAGGGACAAGAAATGGTGAAGGAAGAGAACCTCGCTGGCATGGTCTATCTAAGAGCCGTCGTGAAGGAGACACTAAGGCTGCACCCACCTGTTCCACTCCTCATACCTCATCTATCCATGGCCGACTGTGACATCGATGGCTACACAATCCGCTCTGGAACCAAGGTCGTCATCAACTCATGGGCTATTTGTAGAGATCCAAAGTCATGGGAGAAGGCGGAGGAGTTTATACCGGAGAGGTTCATGGATGGTGGCAGCGCGGCAGGCATCGACTTCAAGGGGAATAACTTTCAGTTTACACCATTCGGGGCTGGCCGGAGGATGTGCCCGGGCATCAACTTTGGTTTGGCCACTATCAATATCATGCTGGCGAACCTCATGTATTGCTTTGACTGGACGTTACCGGCCGGCATGGAGAAGGAGGATATTGATATGACGGAGGTGTTTGGATTGACGGTCCATCGAAAGGAGAAGCTCATCCTTGTTCCAAAACCACATGGTACTTTGCTCACGCCATGA
- the LOC101772923 gene encoding uncharacterized protein LOC101772923 isoform X2 encodes MEGQMTNTQQNPFNIPSRRDPIERPLIWENFPAGTVNQAVRVIIPYLEDTREPHQVIYFDGWRGLGASAVLKSVAEHPPPHLRNRYDQIIHIDCSRWKSRRALQRTIADKLSLGQDVMDIFDRQDEEEDFSGVDEGSRIEIGDAGRKIHEALHGNSFLVVFHNGSNNMVNLNDFGIPQQTDRWSNIIGKVLWTFRGRLRGIPGMKQTTDREHISPSSESTKPGYQSPTEQEFSNKKSPQTESVDKSHIYLYSYFDYGTSIFWEELVHEEATEIAQYTKRFDITPKVAALCCRYLLLLNAKGIENLDYNWPVHASNYWVCDGIMQEYHQDKAWEVATALHEEMILEDFSSYRFPKFGDTTRWIVATNSNSEEIKPDTTSFFWANRRGSVASLPDNMFQRSEQLHVLKLCLCTFNFSSPPFLYCPNIRFLGLEKCKDQPNKLEENKEEEDEQDRRRIKFFQSLLVLDICYTDWELNSSPNIIERMVTNIREISIKRGRIWNNQGWTWRHLQNIHKLRVIEPTCPWETDNIDEFRDMLKLELLDLSGNSTIQVLPCLSGATSLRTLVLDGCIGVEHIGPESLPPSLETFSFDAKAAEDHNKEAKISCISMTGCTRLVNFRLCGSLPELEELSLSNTSVKTLDLKDEVVQVPCLQRIILLGCMRLRAILWPNDGMPKLRVLCIDTRGGTEAAESKAPHDSFVNKELEESGRASASASASVSVTDLRFLQSLLVASGDAFFWKNAPFNMNLCLSSTSKEKMAPYSTSKLVGSPPQKSLISKSYQTYSDVNFAKATIDHDGSTAHQQFQPLDLHVEIGEGISNTNVITERGISAARSFIKRAKSLLVHDNFSINTVIPESIVTDGNWSGLKWCCIERCPKLDTVFTANYDYGSCFSELETFWAADLLMAHCIWNINIRSGSGWFTGPFRQLRAIYLHLCPRLTFVLQLSWWYYGTGTLSNLETIHIVYCGDVSQVFITSYQEGELEFPKLKHVHLHELPKLHQICAARMFAPKLETIWVRGCWSLKRLPATADRPNSRPAVDCEKDWWAKLQWDGKNAGHHPSLFQPRHSKYYKKTMLRGTVLL; translated from the coding sequence AATTTTCCGGCGGGCACTGTCAATCAAGCTGTGCGAGTCATAATTCCTTATTTGGAGGATACAAGGGAGCCACATCAGGTCATCTACTTTGACGGTTGGAGAGGACTCGGTGCATCTGCGGTTCTTAAATCTGTTGCTGAACACCCTCCACCGCATTTGAGAAACAGATATGATCAAATCATCCATATTGATTGCTCTAGGTGGAAAAGCCGGAGAGCACTCCAGAGGACAATTGCAGACAAATTAAGCCTTGGTCAAGATGTCATGGATATTTTTGATAGacaagatgaggaggaggatttCAGTGGGGTAGATGAAGGCTCTAGGATTGAGATAGGAGATGCCGGGAGAAAGATCCATGAAGCCCTGCATGGAAATAGTTTCCTGGTGGTTTTTCATAATGGGAGCAATAACATGGTTAACTTGAATGATTTTGGCATTCCTCAACAGACAGATCGATGGTCAAACATTATTGGGAAGGTATTGTGGACTTTCCGTGGAAGGCTTCGCGGTATCCCAGGAATGAAGCAGACAACAGATCGGGAACATATAAGTCCAAGTTCAGAATCAACCAAGCCTGGTTATCAATCACCAACAGAGCAAGAATTTTCAAACAAGAAATCCCCACAGACAGAGAGTGTAGACAAATCACATATTTATCTCTATTCATATTTTGATTATGGTACAAGTATATTCTGGGAAGAACTAGTACATGAAGAAGCTACAGAAATAGCTCAATACACAAAAAGATTTGATATCACCCCAAAAGTTGCTGCATTGTGCTGTAGGTATTTGCTGTTACTAAATGCCAAGGGTATCGAGAACCTAGACTACAACTGGCCTGTTCATGCCTCTAACTATTGGGTTTGCGATGGGATTATGCAAGAATATCATCAAGACAAAGCATGGGAGGTGGCCACTGCTTTGCATGAAGAAATGATACTAGAGGACTTCTCATCTtatagatttcccaaatttggtgATACAACACGTTGGATTGTAGCCACGAACTCTAATAGTGAAGAAATCAAGCCAGACACAACATCATTTTTTTGGGCAAATAGAAGAGGATCGGTAGCATCATTACCTGATAACATGTTCCAAAGATCTGAGCAACTTCATGTACTGAAACTTTGCCTTTGCACCTTCAACTTTTCTTCACCTCCTTTCCTTTATTGCCCAAATATAAGATTCCTTGGATTGGAAAAGTGTAAGGATCAACCAAATAAACTAGAGGAAAAcaaagaagaggaggacgagCAGGATAGACGAAGAATTAAATTTTTCCAGAGTCTGCTGGTGCTGGACATATGCTATACAGACTGGGAATTGAATTCATCCCCAAACATAATAGAGAGAATGGTTACAAACATTAGGGAGATAAGTATAAAGAGAGGAAGAATTTGGAATAATCAAGGATGGACATGGAGACACCTACAAAACATTCACAAGCTTCGAGTGATTGAGCCTACATGCCCTTGGGAGACAGACAACATAGATGAATTCAGGGATATGCTGAAGCTGGAGCTCCTTGACCTGTCAGGGAATAGCACAATACAAGTTTTGCCATGCTTGTCAGGTGCTACCAGTCTGAGGACACTAGTTCTAGATGGTTGTATTGGGGTAGAGCACATTGGCCCCGAATCACTTCCTCCATCACTTGAAACATTTAGCTTCGATGCAAAGGCTGCAGAGGACCATAACAAGGAAGCTAAAATCTCCTGCATCTCCATGACAGGTTGTACTAGACTGGTGAACTTCAGATTGTGTGGATCTCTCCCGGAACTTGAGGAGTTGAGCCTCTCAAACACGTCAGTCAAAACACTTGATCTCAAAGATGaggtggtgcaggttccatgTCTCCAACGGATCATTTTGTTGGGCTGTATGCGGCTTCGTGCTATACTTTGGCCGAATGATGGAATGCCCAAACTAAGGGTGCTGTGCATTGACACTCGAGGAGGCACAGAAGCAGCTGAATCGAAAGCACCGCATGATTCATTCGTAAATAAAGAACTAGAAGAATCTGGGCGTGCTAGTGCTAGTGCTAGTGCTAGTGTTTCTGTTACAGACCTGAGGTTCCTTCAGTCGTTGTTGGTAGCAAGTGGCGACGCATTTTTCTGGAAAAATGCTCCATTCAATATGAATCTATGCTTGTCATCTACTAGCAAGGAGAAGATGGCTCCATATAGCACTAGCAAATTAGTTGGATCACCACCACAGAAGTCACTGATCTCTAAGAGTTACCAGACCTACAGTGATGTCAACTTTGCCAAGGCAACCATCGATCATGACGGCAGCACTGCTCATCAACAGTTTCAGCCACTGGACCTCCATGTAGAGATTGGTGAGGGAATAAGCAATACTAATGTGATCACCGAACGAGGAATCAGTGCTGCAAGGTCTTTCATTAAAAGGGCCAAATCGTTGCTTGTGCATGACAACTTTTCCATCAACACTGTTATCCCTGAGAGCATAGTTACTGATGGCAATTGGTCTGGTCTGAAGTGGTGCTGCATCGAAAGATGCCCCAAATTGGACACTGTGTTCACAGCTAACTATGATTATGGTTCCTGCTTTTCTGAACTAGAGACCTTTTGGGCGGCTGATCTCTTGATGGCACACTGTATTTGGAACATTAATATTAGATCAGGCAGCGGTTGGTTCACAGGACCCTTCAGACAACTGCGGGCTATATATCTGCACTTATGCCCCAGGCTCACATTTGTCCTTCAATTGTCATGGTGGTACTACGGTACCGGTACCTTGTCCAACCTGGAGACCATCCACATCGTCTATTGTGGTGATGTCAGTCAGGTATTCATCACCAGCTATCAAGAAGGTGAATTGGAGTTCCCAAAGCTGAAGCACGTACACCTGCACGAGCTCCCCAAGCTGCATCAGATATGCGCCGCCAGGATGTTTGCACCCAAGCTCGAGACCATCTGGGTGAGGGGATGCTGGAGCCTCAAGCGCCTCCCGGCCACCGCCGACCGCCCAAACAGCCGCCCAGCTGTGGACTGCGAGAAGGACTGGTGGGCGAAGCTGCAGTGGGACGGGAAAAATGCTGGCCACCACCCTTCCCTCTTCCAGCCGCGTCATTCCAAGTACTATAAGAAAACTATGCTCAGAGGGACGGTTCTCTTGTGA
- the LOC101772923 gene encoding uncharacterized protein LOC101772923 isoform X1 — MDWRTQLHPEARSRIVNKIMEHLPVSSPEGMSELQKVAVRFEEDTYTEATNLSDYLRKISLKLVSMEGQMTNTQQNPFNIPSRRDPIERPLIWENFPAGTVNQAVRVIIPYLEDTREPHQVIYFDGWRGLGASAVLKSVAEHPPPHLRNRYDQIIHIDCSRWKSRRALQRTIADKLSLGQDVMDIFDRQDEEEDFSGVDEGSRIEIGDAGRKIHEALHGNSFLVVFHNGSNNMVNLNDFGIPQQTDRWSNIIGKVLWTFRGRLRGIPGMKQTTDREHISPSSESTKPGYQSPTEQEFSNKKSPQTESVDKSHIYLYSYFDYGTSIFWEELVHEEATEIAQYTKRFDITPKVAALCCRYLLLLNAKGIENLDYNWPVHASNYWVCDGIMQEYHQDKAWEVATALHEEMILEDFSSYRFPKFGDTTRWIVATNSNSEEIKPDTTSFFWANRRGSVASLPDNMFQRSEQLHVLKLCLCTFNFSSPPFLYCPNIRFLGLEKCKDQPNKLEENKEEEDEQDRRRIKFFQSLLVLDICYTDWELNSSPNIIERMVTNIREISIKRGRIWNNQGWTWRHLQNIHKLRVIEPTCPWETDNIDEFRDMLKLELLDLSGNSTIQVLPCLSGATSLRTLVLDGCIGVEHIGPESLPPSLETFSFDAKAAEDHNKEAKISCISMTGCTRLVNFRLCGSLPELEELSLSNTSVKTLDLKDEVVQVPCLQRIILLGCMRLRAILWPNDGMPKLRVLCIDTRGGTEAAESKAPHDSFVNKELEESGRASASASASVSVTDLRFLQSLLVASGDAFFWKNAPFNMNLCLSSTSKEKMAPYSTSKLVGSPPQKSLISKSYQTYSDVNFAKATIDHDGSTAHQQFQPLDLHVEIGEGISNTNVITERGISAARSFIKRAKSLLVHDNFSINTVIPESIVTDGNWSGLKWCCIERCPKLDTVFTANYDYGSCFSELETFWAADLLMAHCIWNINIRSGSGWFTGPFRQLRAIYLHLCPRLTFVLQLSWWYYGTGTLSNLETIHIVYCGDVSQVFITSYQEGELEFPKLKHVHLHELPKLHQICAARMFAPKLETIWVRGCWSLKRLPATADRPNSRPAVDCEKDWWAKLQWDGKNAGHHPSLFQPRHSKYYKKTMLRGTVLL, encoded by the coding sequence AATTTTCCGGCGGGCACTGTCAATCAAGCTGTGCGAGTCATAATTCCTTATTTGGAGGATACAAGGGAGCCACATCAGGTCATCTACTTTGACGGTTGGAGAGGACTCGGTGCATCTGCGGTTCTTAAATCTGTTGCTGAACACCCTCCACCGCATTTGAGAAACAGATATGATCAAATCATCCATATTGATTGCTCTAGGTGGAAAAGCCGGAGAGCACTCCAGAGGACAATTGCAGACAAATTAAGCCTTGGTCAAGATGTCATGGATATTTTTGATAGacaagatgaggaggaggatttCAGTGGGGTAGATGAAGGCTCTAGGATTGAGATAGGAGATGCCGGGAGAAAGATCCATGAAGCCCTGCATGGAAATAGTTTCCTGGTGGTTTTTCATAATGGGAGCAATAACATGGTTAACTTGAATGATTTTGGCATTCCTCAACAGACAGATCGATGGTCAAACATTATTGGGAAGGTATTGTGGACTTTCCGTGGAAGGCTTCGCGGTATCCCAGGAATGAAGCAGACAACAGATCGGGAACATATAAGTCCAAGTTCAGAATCAACCAAGCCTGGTTATCAATCACCAACAGAGCAAGAATTTTCAAACAAGAAATCCCCACAGACAGAGAGTGTAGACAAATCACATATTTATCTCTATTCATATTTTGATTATGGTACAAGTATATTCTGGGAAGAACTAGTACATGAAGAAGCTACAGAAATAGCTCAATACACAAAAAGATTTGATATCACCCCAAAAGTTGCTGCATTGTGCTGTAGGTATTTGCTGTTACTAAATGCCAAGGGTATCGAGAACCTAGACTACAACTGGCCTGTTCATGCCTCTAACTATTGGGTTTGCGATGGGATTATGCAAGAATATCATCAAGACAAAGCATGGGAGGTGGCCACTGCTTTGCATGAAGAAATGATACTAGAGGACTTCTCATCTtatagatttcccaaatttggtgATACAACACGTTGGATTGTAGCCACGAACTCTAATAGTGAAGAAATCAAGCCAGACACAACATCATTTTTTTGGGCAAATAGAAGAGGATCGGTAGCATCATTACCTGATAACATGTTCCAAAGATCTGAGCAACTTCATGTACTGAAACTTTGCCTTTGCACCTTCAACTTTTCTTCACCTCCTTTCCTTTATTGCCCAAATATAAGATTCCTTGGATTGGAAAAGTGTAAGGATCAACCAAATAAACTAGAGGAAAAcaaagaagaggaggacgagCAGGATAGACGAAGAATTAAATTTTTCCAGAGTCTGCTGGTGCTGGACATATGCTATACAGACTGGGAATTGAATTCATCCCCAAACATAATAGAGAGAATGGTTACAAACATTAGGGAGATAAGTATAAAGAGAGGAAGAATTTGGAATAATCAAGGATGGACATGGAGACACCTACAAAACATTCACAAGCTTCGAGTGATTGAGCCTACATGCCCTTGGGAGACAGACAACATAGATGAATTCAGGGATATGCTGAAGCTGGAGCTCCTTGACCTGTCAGGGAATAGCACAATACAAGTTTTGCCATGCTTGTCAGGTGCTACCAGTCTGAGGACACTAGTTCTAGATGGTTGTATTGGGGTAGAGCACATTGGCCCCGAATCACTTCCTCCATCACTTGAAACATTTAGCTTCGATGCAAAGGCTGCAGAGGACCATAACAAGGAAGCTAAAATCTCCTGCATCTCCATGACAGGTTGTACTAGACTGGTGAACTTCAGATTGTGTGGATCTCTCCCGGAACTTGAGGAGTTGAGCCTCTCAAACACGTCAGTCAAAACACTTGATCTCAAAGATGaggtggtgcaggttccatgTCTCCAACGGATCATTTTGTTGGGCTGTATGCGGCTTCGTGCTATACTTTGGCCGAATGATGGAATGCCCAAACTAAGGGTGCTGTGCATTGACACTCGAGGAGGCACAGAAGCAGCTGAATCGAAAGCACCGCATGATTCATTCGTAAATAAAGAACTAGAAGAATCTGGGCGTGCTAGTGCTAGTGCTAGTGCTAGTGTTTCTGTTACAGACCTGAGGTTCCTTCAGTCGTTGTTGGTAGCAAGTGGCGACGCATTTTTCTGGAAAAATGCTCCATTCAATATGAATCTATGCTTGTCATCTACTAGCAAGGAGAAGATGGCTCCATATAGCACTAGCAAATTAGTTGGATCACCACCACAGAAGTCACTGATCTCTAAGAGTTACCAGACCTACAGTGATGTCAACTTTGCCAAGGCAACCATCGATCATGACGGCAGCACTGCTCATCAACAGTTTCAGCCACTGGACCTCCATGTAGAGATTGGTGAGGGAATAAGCAATACTAATGTGATCACCGAACGAGGAATCAGTGCTGCAAGGTCTTTCATTAAAAGGGCCAAATCGTTGCTTGTGCATGACAACTTTTCCATCAACACTGTTATCCCTGAGAGCATAGTTACTGATGGCAATTGGTCTGGTCTGAAGTGGTGCTGCATCGAAAGATGCCCCAAATTGGACACTGTGTTCACAGCTAACTATGATTATGGTTCCTGCTTTTCTGAACTAGAGACCTTTTGGGCGGCTGATCTCTTGATGGCACACTGTATTTGGAACATTAATATTAGATCAGGCAGCGGTTGGTTCACAGGACCCTTCAGACAACTGCGGGCTATATATCTGCACTTATGCCCCAGGCTCACATTTGTCCTTCAATTGTCATGGTGGTACTACGGTACCGGTACCTTGTCCAACCTGGAGACCATCCACATCGTCTATTGTGGTGATGTCAGTCAGGTATTCATCACCAGCTATCAAGAAGGTGAATTGGAGTTCCCAAAGCTGAAGCACGTACACCTGCACGAGCTCCCCAAGCTGCATCAGATATGCGCCGCCAGGATGTTTGCACCCAAGCTCGAGACCATCTGGGTGAGGGGATGCTGGAGCCTCAAGCGCCTCCCGGCCACCGCCGACCGCCCAAACAGCCGCCCAGCTGTGGACTGCGAGAAGGACTGGTGGGCGAAGCTGCAGTGGGACGGGAAAAATGCTGGCCACCACCCTTCCCTCTTCCAGCCGCGTCATTCCAAGTACTATAAGAAAACTATGCTCAGAGGGACGGTTCTCTTGTGA